CCGGTCCTCCTTGAAGAGCTTGAGGGCATGGCAGCCGGCGTGGGTATTTCTTATGCGGAAGCGGCCGCCTTGTTCAGCGGATATGACGTCCCGAAAGCGGAGGGAATGGGCTGTTCTGCTTTGTTGACACCTGGCTATTATGTGCGGAATTATGATTTTACTCCCGCTCAATACGAAGGTGTTTTTCTCCTTCAGCAGACGAAAGATGTCCTTGCAACTGCCGGCTATACGCTGCAGCAGTTGGGAAGGCATGACGGCGTCAATGAAGCCGGGGTGGTCATCGGACTGCATTTCGTCAGTCATCACAGCTACAGGGAGGGCGTTTCCCCATGGCTTGCCGTTCGAATGGTGCTGGATCAGTGCCGGAACGCAGAGGAAGCGGTCGATGTATTGAAAGAGGTTCCACATGCTGCCTGTTACAACTTTTCGGTCGGGGACGACACGGGAGCCCGCGTGATTGTGGAAGCATCTCCTGGCAGGGTAGTCGTTCATCGCTCGGATGATGTCCTTGGCTGTTCGAATCATTTCGATAGTACTCCTTTAATGGATAGAAACCGAAAGAATGTCCACGTTTCACAGAAAAGAAAGCAGGACATGGAACAGCTTGTCCTGCCGGATCAGAAGGCAGCGTTCGATCATTTTCGGAATCCGGATTCTCCCCAATTCTTCCATCATTATAGAGAAATGTTCGGAACGCTGCATACCTTTTCTTACCATTACGAGACAAAAAGAATCCTGACGACGATTGCGCGGTCACACGAAGTGCTGGATGTACAATGGGAGGAATGGGTGCGGGGGACGGATATCGATACGGGGAAGATGAAAGGCAGAATTATAGAAGGGGGCTGAAAGGAAATGTGGAAGAGAGAGGTAGTGTCTACGAAAAGAGGAGCTTTCGAAGTGTTTACGAAAGGAAAAGGAGCACCGTTATGTGTGACCCATCATTATTCCGAATTCAATGAAACGGGAGATTATTTCGCGGATACGTTCACGGAAACCCATACCGTTCATCTTATTAACCTGCGCGGGGCAGGGGGTTCGGTTGAAGCGGAAGAGCCTTATCAACTCGGCATGCTTGAGACGGTGTTTGATTTGGAAGCGGTCCGGGAAGCGCTGGACTATGAGAAGTGGGCATTTGCCGGCCATTCCATCGGCGGGATGCTTGGTGTCCTTTATGGTATTTTCTTCTCGGAAAAATTGAACGGGGCTGTTATTACAGGCTCTGCAGCCAGAGACTACGCTACGCTTTCTCCGGCGTGTATTTACAACCCCTCCCACCCGCAGTTTGAGAAGATGCAGCAGCTGATCGAAACGTTGAAGCTCGATACGCTGTCGGAAGCGGAACGGAAGGAGCGGACAATGGAGCGGACGAAACTCTCCCTCGTTGATCCGGATGCGTATCCGGCTCTCTTCGATAAACCGATACATAAGCGGATCGCTTCAGAACGGCTGAATTTCTTCAACCGTGAATTCCCTTTATTTGATGTGACGAGGAAGCTCCCGTGGATCACGACGCCCGTTTTAATTCTTTGTGGGAAGTTTGACGTGCAGTGTCCGCTTGAATACTCCGTAGAAATGGAGCAGCTCATTCCGGATGCCTCTCTGATCGTTTTCGAACAAAGCAATCATTATCCATTCCTTGAGGAGCAGGAGAAATTCAAGGCGGAAATCCAACGCTTCACAGAGACGCTTGCCGCCCGTGCCTGATCTTCGTGAAAAACGTGGCATGAATGCCTGCTTCTGTCATAGAATATTCGTGGGGTGAGAATATGCCGAGAGTGAAATATACAGATGCAGATGTCGCTTTGATGGCGAGGATGATGCGGGCCGAGGCGGAAGGGGAAGGGAAGCAGGGCATGCTGTACGTCGGAAACGTCATTGTCAACCGGGCCAAGGCGGACTGCCTTGACTTCCGGGATGTGCGGACGATCCGTCAGGTGATATTCCAAGTGCAGGGCAACAACTACTCTTTCGAAGCGGTCCAAAAAGGGAATCTGTTCTACAACCGTGCCCGTTCCATCGAAAAAAGGTTAGCGAAAAGAAACCTGGATTACTGGCGGGAACATCCGGCGAAGTATGCTCTTTGGTATTTCAATCCGTATGGGCCGTGTCCACCGACGTGGTACGACCAGCCGTTCGCCGGCCAGTTCAAGAACCACTGCTACTATGAGCCGCAGCCGAACACGTGTGACAGTGTTTATATCGGTAACTAGAGGAAGAAACGATTATCCGAGCCCGGGTAATCGTTTTTTTTATTGATGGAGAGTGGGAAGTGGCTTGGAAAAGGAAAAGGACGGTGCAGCATCGAATAATATCTAAGATGTATGTTTGGAAAAGGGAGGATTTACAGTGGTCACGATATACATAACCAGGCACGGGGAGACCGTGTGGAACAGGGAAAAACGAATGCAGGGATGGCAGAATTCACCCCTGACGGAACAAGGGGAAAAGGATGCCGCATCGCTTGGAGACAGGCTCCGGAGTACCGAATTTGCCGCCGTATATTCCAGTCCGAGTGGACGGGCGCAGCAGACGACCGAGTTGATCCGGGGAGAGCGGAAAATCCCCGTCTATCTGGAGGAAAAGCTGAAGGAAATTCACCTTGGAGAATGGGAAGGACGGACGCAGGAAGAAATCAAAACGGACTTTCCGGAAAGCTTCGACATGTTCTGGAACGCACCACATCGTTATCTTCCCCACGGTGGAGAAACGTTTGAGGCATTTCGATCACGAATTGACGCCTTCCTGAATTCGCTGGCATATCATTCGAATCAAAACGTGCTGATCGTCGCACATGCAGTCGTCATTAAATGCATGATGCTGATACTGAACGGGAAACCGCTCGCTTCTTTATGGGATCCGCCGTTCATCCATGGGACGAGCGTAACCGTCGTCCGACTGGAAGACGGGCAGTGTGAGGTGCTTCTGGAGGGGGATACCTCTCATATAAATAGAAATGAAGGAAAGGGAAAAGCGATGCAGATTGTTAGAATGAAGGAAAAGCACGACCGGGAGATGGAGCGGATTATTAAGCAGTCCCTGGAATCGTTCGGGTTGGATATCCCCGGCACTGCTTATTATGATCCTGAGCTTCCTCACCTGTCCCATTTTTACGAGAGGACACCGTTTGCTGAGTATTGGGTGGCGCTGGGTGATTCAGGGGAAGTGTTGGGCGGTGTCGGAATCGCACCGTTTGCTGAGGAAGAAGGAGTCTGTGAACTGCAGAAGCTGTATGTGAAGCCGGAGGCGCAGGGGCGGGGAACGGCTAAAGCACTGATGGAGACGGCTCTGGATTATGCGGCCCGCCATTACGAGTACTGTTATTTAGAGACAGTAGAGAAACTGGAGGCTGCCAACCGTCTGTACCGGAAGTTCGGCTTTTCCTTATTGGAAGAGGCGCTGGCCGGTTCCGGACACGGGGCGATGGACAGCTGGTATAAGAAAAAATTGTAAAAATCCTTTATGGCTGGAGCGTCGTCTCCAGCTTATTTTATTTGCTTTCATACATCTATTTAAAATGAGAATCATTTTCAAATATAGTGAAACGAACAAGCTCCCTCCTTCGTAGATAGAGAAGGAGGTGGACCGAATGAAGGATGAATCGTTTCATTATTGGATCGCCGGCACCGCCCTTGGCTCCTGGCTGCTTCATTTCGCTGGAAACCTCGATTTCTATGAAACAGAAAAAATCATTTCCGGCATCGTGTTTAGTTTCATCACCGTAATTATTTATGTTCTCCTTACCTTCTTCTATTACCGGCGGAGGTAGATGGTTTTAGTACATATAGGGAGGATAATAGTAGACGGGGTGGATATAAGCGGCCTGCTGCGGGTACCTCCATTGTGCACCGGTTCTCCGGGTGCAGTTGGAATAAGAACCGATATAGGTGCTCGGCTGGATCGGTGCCGTTACTTCCTTCCATTTCTGTTCGTCCATGCAGTACGTGTGCGCCATGACCTCCGGCGGGGTAAATTTCAAGATATCAGAGCCGAGAATCACTTCCGGATTCGGTGCATCGAATATGGCGAGCAGGTGGGTGTCGTCGGCCGTTGCGACTTCATAATGCCACCATCCCTGAGGGACGTTTGCGACCTGCCCCGGGGTAATAGGGAAATGCAGCAGCTCTTTCGTGAACGGTTGAAGAAGAGAAACAGTGGCGGCACCGGAAATGCAGTAGACCAGCTCTGCTGCGTTTTGATGGTAATGCGGCTCTACGACGTTCCCTTTTGTCAGAAATATATCCAGCAGGGACGAACCTTCCAGCGTATTCAGCTGCTTCTGACCTAAGATGTTGATTTTGTTATGAGCGTCTTTTGTAAACAGAGGACTTGTATTGACATCAAAGAAATAGTCGGCTTCAGAAGAAGTGGGATCCGCGTTTCCTGTCATACCTCTCACCTCATTATCGTTGTTGTAGTAACGTATGAATCCGGAGGAAAAAGGTGCATCACGCCTGTCGCCGCAGCATAGACTACAGCGGGGAAAAGACCCGATTGACGTTCCGCGGTGAATAGGGTATGATAGTCTCACTTACCACAGGTCATACCTGTGGGAACAGGATCGTGTCATCCTCCAAAGGGGAGTAGCTTACAGTGATGTCGACAATACGTGGTCATGGAAATGATCGCCGGCTAAACTGGCAACGTACCGTTGTTTGCGAGACCTTTGCCATTTAAGGTAAAGGTCGGAATCTCATACATGTAGAGACCTTTACCCTGGTTATAAACGGTGAAGGTCTTTTTTGTATTCCAATAAAGCCGTTCCCCGGCGGATCTGTATCAGGGAGGAGAAAGCCTATCGAGGATGGAGAACAGCGTCTTGTGGACAAATGGATCAAGGAAGGATACACATATTATGAATAAAGGGGATAGGTTATGGAAACGTCGATGAAGCTTGCAGCAGTGGCTCTGTTGATTCTATTGACAGCGTTCTTTGTTGCAAGCGAATTTGCGATTGTAAAGGTAAGGAAGAGTAGGTTGGAAGCACGGGCAGACGAAGGGAACAAGCGGGCGAAAGCGGCTCTGAAAGTGGCAGGGAACCTCGACTATTACTTGTCTGCGTGTCAATTGGGAATCACGATCACGGCACTTGGACTGGGGTGGCTCGGCGAACCGACGCTGGAAGTCCTGCTTCATCCGCTGTTCAGCGGCCTTGACTTACCATCTGGTTTATCTCATACGATCAGCTTTGCTATCGCGTTTTTCATTATCACGTTCTTACATGTGGTATTAGGAGAATTAGCGCCGAAAACGATGGCGATCCAAAAGGCAGAATCCATTACACTGATGCTTTCGCCTCCATTGATTATTTACAGTAAAATTATGTACCCGCTGATCTGGCTTTTGAATGGATCAGCCAATATGCTGATCCGTTTGTTCGGATATAAGACTGCGAAAGAGTCGGATGACGTGCATTCGGAAGAAGAACTGCGCCACATCCTGTCTGAGAGCTACGAAAAAGGGGAAATCAACCAGTCGGAATTCCAATATGTCGAGCGCATATTCGACTTCGATGATCGCCTGGCCAAAGAAATCATGGTCCCCCGGACGGACGTCGCCGTTGTGGATGTGGAAGATCCTTTAGAGGAATCCCTCTCTTTCATCAAAGAAGAGAGGTACACGAGGTACCCCGTCATTCAGGGGGATAAAGACCATGTGA
This sequence is a window from Bacillus sp. SB49. Protein-coding genes within it:
- a CDS encoding C45 family autoproteolytic acyltransferase/hydolase; the protein is MTEFYVDVLQVRKDAFLAGEELGRYWRDLPMLDNIKAMTKESIDMEECRAIFRHFDPVLLEELEGMAAGVGISYAEAAALFSGYDVPKAEGMGCSALLTPGYYVRNYDFTPAQYEGVFLLQQTKDVLATAGYTLQQLGRHDGVNEAGVVIGLHFVSHHSYREGVSPWLAVRMVLDQCRNAEEAVDVLKEVPHAACYNFSVGDDTGARVIVEASPGRVVVHRSDDVLGCSNHFDSTPLMDRNRKNVHVSQKRKQDMEQLVLPDQKAAFDHFRNPDSPQFFHHYREMFGTLHTFSYHYETKRILTTIARSHEVLDVQWEEWVRGTDIDTGKMKGRIIEGG
- a CDS encoding alpha/beta fold hydrolase — its product is MWKREVVSTKRGAFEVFTKGKGAPLCVTHHYSEFNETGDYFADTFTETHTVHLINLRGAGGSVEAEEPYQLGMLETVFDLEAVREALDYEKWAFAGHSIGGMLGVLYGIFFSEKLNGAVITGSAARDYATLSPACIYNPSHPQFEKMQQLIETLKLDTLSEAERKERTMERTKLSLVDPDAYPALFDKPIHKRIASERLNFFNREFPLFDVTRKLPWITTPVLILCGKFDVQCPLEYSVEMEQLIPDASLIVFEQSNHYPFLEEQEKFKAEIQRFTETLAARA
- a CDS encoding cell wall hydrolase encodes the protein MPRVKYTDADVALMARMMRAEAEGEGKQGMLYVGNVIVNRAKADCLDFRDVRTIRQVIFQVQGNNYSFEAVQKGNLFYNRARSIEKRLAKRNLDYWREHPAKYALWYFNPYGPCPPTWYDQPFAGQFKNHCYYEPQPNTCDSVYIGN
- a CDS encoding bifunctional histidine phosphatase family protein/GNAT family N-acetyltransferase; this encodes MVTIYITRHGETVWNREKRMQGWQNSPLTEQGEKDAASLGDRLRSTEFAAVYSSPSGRAQQTTELIRGERKIPVYLEEKLKEIHLGEWEGRTQEEIKTDFPESFDMFWNAPHRYLPHGGETFEAFRSRIDAFLNSLAYHSNQNVLIVAHAVVIKCMMLILNGKPLASLWDPPFIHGTSVTVVRLEDGQCEVLLEGDTSHINRNEGKGKAMQIVRMKEKHDREMERIIKQSLESFGLDIPGTAYYDPELPHLSHFYERTPFAEYWVALGDSGEVLGGVGIAPFAEEEGVCELQKLYVKPEAQGRGTAKALMETALDYAARHYEYCYLETVEKLEAANRLYRKFGFSLLEEALAGSGHGAMDSWYKKKL
- a CDS encoding cupin domain-containing protein, giving the protein MTGNADPTSSEADYFFDVNTSPLFTKDAHNKINILGQKQLNTLEGSSLLDIFLTKGNVVEPHYHQNAAELVYCISGAATVSLLQPFTKELLHFPITPGQVANVPQGWWHYEVATADDTHLLAIFDAPNPEVILGSDILKFTPPEVMAHTYCMDEQKWKEVTAPIQPSTYIGSYSNCTRRTGAQWRYPQQAAYIHPVYYYPPYMY
- a CDS encoding hemolysin family protein, producing the protein METSMKLAAVALLILLTAFFVASEFAIVKVRKSRLEARADEGNKRAKAALKVAGNLDYYLSACQLGITITALGLGWLGEPTLEVLLHPLFSGLDLPSGLSHTISFAIAFFIITFLHVVLGELAPKTMAIQKAESITLMLSPPLIIYSKIMYPLIWLLNGSANMLIRLFGYKTAKESDDVHSEEELRHILSESYEKGEINQSEFQYVERIFDFDDRLAKEIMVPRTDVAVVDVEDPLEESLSFIKEERYTRYPVIQGDKDHVIGVLHIKELFRQDAVDSLERFIRPVTSVFENIPIRELLVRMQQEKTQLVLLTDEYGGTSGIVTVEDIIEEIVGDIRDEFDEEEEEIVKEEDGSFLIDGKVSIVDVNHYFELELENGDVDTISGWILKNDVDAGEGTILQHGPHSFEVASKENGQIRKVKLSL